The following is a genomic window from Amblyraja radiata isolate CabotCenter1 unplaced genomic scaffold, sAmbRad1.1.pri S36, whole genome shotgun sequence.
TATATACAActaatgattacatttttatttccacCATTAATTATTTCTATAGTTATACATTCATGCAGATTGTCAACCACAGTTGTCATATTATCTACTACCTTATAATTCAGAGTTGTATCCACATATAGtgctacccctcctccccccttattTTTTCTATTGATGTAATTGAAATCATATCCGTCCATCTCAAAATCAATTCCCTTTTCCTGATTAATCCATGTTTCAGATATtgcgatgacattgaatggctgtaAACATTTTTGTAAATACTCTTTAATACTATTGAAATTCGCATAGAGGCTCTTGCTATTAAAGTGGATAATCGATAATTTGCCTTTTGCATTAATATTCTGATTATACTGTTCCTCTGTGTAGTAGCAGCAGATATTTTTGTCGTTAGAATTAAAGTAAAAATTATTGTCCGGGTCTATATCGTATTCCAAATCCTGTAAATTGTGATCGGTATATTCAAATGGTTGTAACTTCAGTTGTTTCTTTTCGCTTATTATTTTAATTACTTGACTGCCATTTCCAGATGTAAATGACTGAATTCCTAAAGTGTATGCCATAGTTGTGTGTGTAAATAAATTTCACCTCACAATCCCGTTTTATGATCATTGGTACTTGTCCAGTTCTGCAATATCTCTAATGACCAGCACTTTGGCTTCCTCTGatgttccatttaatttaataaagATTTTACAGTTTGCAGTCCAGGTATTTAgtatttttttctgtttcttaAGGTATCGTGCTTGTCGGGCTATATCGGCATTTCGTTTTGTTAGGTGTTCATTCATAAATACTTTTGTTCCCTTCAACTGTCTTCCTTGTTTTAGGAGACTAACTTTATATTTCCTGTTGACAAACCTTATTATGATGGCTGGTTTGTCATCGCTATTTTAATCCTCTTTGGATTTTCTCCTGGGCAGGGGGTGACAAGCTAGTATCCATTGCCCCGGGCTCCCCCCCGCTGTCGTCAGTCACCGCCCGTGCGTATGACCGGGGCTTTATACTGAGCCCGGTAATGATAACGTTATTCGCTCTGGTGTACTGCTCCAGGTCCGCAACTCTGCTCTCCAGGAACACCAGTCGCCGGTCCTTTTCGGCGCTCTGGATCCGGAGAGCCTTTACCTCCGCCACCAGGTCGAGGATGGCTTTCTGCTGTTGTTTGACAGCAGAAATCTCCTCCGTCATAAAATCCAGCGCTCTTTTTATTTCTTCGCCTTCCTCCGCTGTTATTGCCTTCTTCGGAGGCATGGCTGCCACTGGTTAGTCCTCCTACAAATGTTACACAAAACTACGAAAATGCTCAGGTCCGTCGGCAGCGTTGCCACACAGCTACCGCTACCGCTACCGCTTCTCTGCCGCCATTTTCGTGAATGGAAGGGTTACTTGTAATtacagaaataaatattcatacagctgggctTTATGtgaatgaacaataaagatgtgtaggaaggaagtgcagatgctgatttaaaccaaagatagacacaaaacgctggagtaactcagcgggtcaggcagcatctctggagagaaggaatgggcgacgtttcgggtcgagacccttcttcagactgtttagggataagggaaacgagagatatagacgatgatgtggagagatcaagaacaatgaatgaaagatatgcagaaaaaatGCGACGATAAAAGAAAACAAGTTATTGTTAGCTGTTTCtacggtgaaaacgagaagctaatgTGACTTGGGTGAaatggggacggggacgggggggggggggtattagaGAAACAGAGGGAATTCCGGGGCTACCAGAAGATGGTTGGTCTTAAAACTGAATGGATAAAAAAATCGGCTTGAGACTTGGCCCTATCATGGATCAAAGAACTGAATTCAAGTCCAGAGGCGAGATATGCTGGGATGCATCACCTGAAAGTCCTGACCGATAAGAAAGCACGTTTCAACAAACCAATCAGTGGTGTACATCTTCTCACGGCTCCCCACGGCTTCAAGACTCAACGATAAATTCAATATTAACGAACCTCCTGCCTCGCGTTCTCTGCATTCAGCTTACCCCTCCTTTAGTAATTTTCAAATCATCCGCCCCTCTTTTTCTGCACCACCACATGGTCACTTTTACCGGGTTTTTTTTCATTTGCCAGACGgctctttatattttcacaaaggtAATTTCTGTTACGTTGTAGGACCCGGTTAGCGCGTTAAAATGAatggatcgacagacagacaactctgatttcagttgctgtttatttcactcttcccacatttacattccccctggttttatttccgcgctcactggggtttgttTCGCGACGCGGAAATTGGGGATAaaatgggagccgttcgttcagcgccgaACTTTTGTCCActgggtttctgccccacagaccctgagccccgctcctgacgccggtcccgggacccgacccttttacacacccggagcggaaccggagcagattctcagccagttcCCATCACAAGTCCAGAagtaaggataaagtttctccgtgaatttattcccagtgaaggtgtggagatgggacttggtgtccgcgtcgtaaaatgaaactgtcccgggctcgtatctgagataaactcccaccctcccggggatgggacgggaggGGAGACGGGAAAGAGGGGAGGTGAGTGCAACAAACTCGTCACCCGACCGccagatgctccagactccagtctccggggtcagtgtgacccgtctctccctctccacagactctgcggcgactcccagacaccagccccgactccccgccacctccacctcccagtaatgtctccccgatgtgaatccctccaatcccagcacacacgcatacactgtaaacctcttcccggtgtcagggagactcctccgggtctcggtccatctcaccctcttccgatcctcagacacctcgagccgcgcatgcgctgtttccacatccagggtgacggagactggggggagaagcagagaatcagagagtccccgggggtcggggggagactcgggcacaggcgggcggacaactgaaaccttgcccggggtttcacccAATTACGTGAGATGGACAACACAAACCTTTCTTCGGGTTTTActcagaggaaaggggggggggggggctcgtgGATTGCAAGAGCGGGTCGGGCGGCAGAGTTGGGATTGTGTGtgtaaatagagagagagagagagggggcgattGAGAGATTGCGGTGGGTATTTGGAGCGGTTGGGCAGGGTTTTGTGAGATCTCGCTGTGAGGGAATCAGAGTTTCAAGTAGCACATTGAAATAAGTGTAACAGTAAGTATTTATAAAGGCAGGCAGGATATCGGATGTAATATTGGAGAATTGGGGCAAATGTGGAACTGGCACACAGGAGGAGTTGAGGCCTGGGGCAGAGTCGTCATCATCACACTGAATAAAGGCGATTTCAGATGCCAGTTGTGATCCTTCTGCTCATGTTCTCTGCAACAGAGGGCGAGACTGAAGGTGGGGTGGCTTCCACCACTGAAAAATGTCGGGATTGAATGTCCCTTGtgcaacacatagaaacatagaaaacatagaatgtGTGGAGGCTCGCGATTGTAGGGTCGCTGAAGGAGAGGAGATTCATGGGTGGAAATGATCCTGGACTCTCCTGTAACCAAGAATTCATTCATCTCAGGCTAAACCAATATATGGGCTATCGTGGAGCATTGGACATGTTCCCTCATAGTGGGCGAGTGGTGaaagagaaggcatatgatatccGATATGACCTGGATAATTGGATCCAAGAATGACTTGGTCTAAGGAGGCAGAGGGTTTGGCATCAGGATAGTTTTGTGATTGTAATTATGGTATGTTTCTGGATATCTGTAGGCAGTGGTCTTCAGCCTGGGGTAGTTGGTAGTtgatgatatatattaatgacaacTTTCTGTGCCAAAGGCATGTGTACTGACATGAAAACTGATGGTGCTCTGGGTTGCGTTGAAGGCCATCAAGACCACAGCATGCTCCAAGTCAGATGGAAAGTTGGCAGACCATGTACAGATGGGATATAATTGTGACAACTGCAAGGTGATCCATATATGAACGTCAAATTCTGACAGTCATGTGCCAGAAGTGGCAGGACACTGAGAAATGTTGATAAACAGAATGGCCCCGACATGAggccatagttccctgaaagttgcaATGGCTGCATAAAGTTCGGAAGTCACATGACGTGCATGCGCACATCTATGGGAATATAAAATAGAAGAGTTGGTACATAATGATGCAACTTTACAAAATACTGGTCAGCCTCACTTGTTGCATTGTGTGCAGGTcgacagactcaaggtccagactttaccaactcactcattggagttctcattaaATTCGCACAAGAACCAAATGCTatgatggctgatatcagagcGATGTTTCATcgtcaaagtatcagaaaaacaAATTGACTAcctgcgattcttatggtggtctgaaggggatgtacaacaagatcttgttgaatacaagatgaaggtacatctccttggagcagtgtcatcaccaagttgtgtGAACTTAGCATCAAAGAAGACAGCAGAAGTCAACAAAGTTCATTTTACAGTGGAATGATAACCACTTTGTAGAATCATTTATATGTGGGtgattgtttaaaatccatgtctactgagcaggaagcaattcaaatgggaAAACAAatgacttccctctgcaataagggaggattcatgctttccaagtggatcagcatcAGTCGTGTTGTATTGGAAGCATTCTACCAGATGATAGAGACAAATAGaccagagagttagatttggacaaagacaatttgcAAATGGAAAGAGCGTTGGGAGCTACTGatgtttcacaatggaaataCGTTAACACAAAAGTAAATCCTGCAGATGAATCTTCTAGAGGACTGACAGCAAACCGCTTCTTAAGcagtaagagatggatcaatggaccagagtCTCTCTGTAAGTCAGACAGAGAATGGCTATTGAGGAGGCATGCATGTTTTAATTAAAGTGTCCATTATTCATATCACTCTTTGTATCCAACTAACACCTAGCGACCTCTAATGAGTCAGAACAAATAAATGATATCAACATTACCTTGCGGATTACCACACgacattttgctgaacactcTGTTCAATAAAAAGGGGTGATCGAATTTTGCAACTTCCGGTGACCCATCTGCTACTGACAACGTGAGTTCCTCATCACTAACCCTGTAAGTATAGGCAGCTGGGTTACAAAATGAACTACAGCGATCTTCTgagtttggtaaaataaaatgatgCATGGTTTCTGTTAAGAACATTTCCTACCTCCTCTTCCGACTAATTTCCTCCTGAAATCAAACAAACACATCTTTTTATTGATACGctgacaataataacaataataataataacaataacaacaacaacaacaataacaacaacaacaacaacaacaataatactaatactaatatattttattgtcattgcacataaatgCAACGAGATTTGCAACGGAACAACAGAATTTTCTACTCATTGTTGCAAACTGCTGGGAATTCTCCACTAACACAGCTTCTGACACACGGATAACACGAGAGTGTCTCAGAAAGGAGAAGGAATCacatttgggcaccatatctgaggaaggatgtgctggctctggagggttCAGTGGAGGTATACAAGAcattcccaggaatgagtaggtggaCGTCAGCACTGGGACTAtactcgctgtagtttagaagaatgaaggggcacctcattgaaacatacaaaacagtgaaaggcttggatagagtggatatagagaggatgtttccaccagtgggtgtGTCAGGGactagacgtcatagcctcagaattaaaggactttattTTAGGAAtactggtgcagcaggcagtgaagaaagcgaataatatgttagcattcatagcaataggatttgagtagaggagcagggaggttctactgcagttgtacagggtgttggtgagaccacacctggagtattgtgtacagttttggtttcctaatctgaggaaatacattcttgccatagagggagtacagagaaggttcaccagactgattcctggaatggcaggactttcatatgaagaaagactggatagactcagcttgtattcgctggaatttagaagattgagggggaatcttatagaaacttacaaaattcttaaggggttggacaggctagatgcaggaagattgttcccgatgttgggcaagtccagaacaaggggggtcacagtttaaggataaggggaagtcttttaggagcgagatgagaaACAAATtcgcacagagtggtgaatctgcggaattctctgccacagaaggcagttgaggccagttcattggctacatttaagagggagttagatgaggcccttgtggctaaagggatcagggggtatggagagaaggcaggtacaggatactgagttggatgatcagccatgatcatattgaatggcggtgcaggctcgaagggccgcatggcctactcctgcacctattttatatgtttctatgtttctataccacacGGGACATATTTACTTGCAACACTAAAAGGAATGTATTGATAATGGTTTTTACATTATCAAAGGATTTCATACAATGGGTCAAGCAAAACACCTCAAAGTTATGAAACACTGAATATACAAACAGGATTTAGATTATATATGTCTGGCATAAATGTCAAGTTCTGTAACTGAAAGTTAATTCCCATTAATTCATGCACTGCCTCTCACACCCGCTGCACCAGACACACTCACAACATGCAAGTGTACCTGGATTTTAGTGTCAGTTTAAATGTAATATGTAGCTTGGGAAGCAGAGGAACCAtcaaacattttgtgtcaaggTCTCCACTTATTCCGGAGAAGTTGTGCATTTTCTGTGGGCACTTGGTTTGaccaaaaatgaaaataaattctcACCATTAGAAATatcacactgtctttttgatccatctgttccTGTAGCTTTGTGAGTTtctcctgaatggaatttaatttATCTTGAATTGCTTGAAGATGTTTCTCCATTATATCTAGACTCTTCGCCTCTGCTTCCCCGAGATCTTTGAGTAAACGCTGCTCTTCCTCAGCGAGAATCTGTCGTTTTTTATTGAAGTGTGATGTGATGTGGGACTGCAGACTGTGGGACTGTTCCTGTGAAGAGAAATGTGGATATTGTTATGTTGCCACAAGGGGGTTAAAACTACACGGGATCATACAGCGAAGGACGAGACCTCACCCTAACTCCAGAAATCTTTGTTTTCTGCAATTGTTCCATTTCCTGTATCTCTGAATTTTTTTTCGTGAGGGATTCCATGGAAGATTTCATCTGAGCCTGAAAATGGGTTTGTAGaaacaaaaatgaaatgaaagtgtTGTACATGAGAAAAAACGCTGTGGAATTCATGTGATCAAAATatgtttgtttttaccttgtagtTTTCAACAGCTTCTTCTATCGGTATGAAGCGGTGATCTCTGTGTTCCCGCGCGTCTCGACAGATCacacagatcagtttcttgtcagtttcacaaaacagcttcagttcttcctgatgtttctcgcactgaagtttactttccttcactTTCTGATTCAGGTTTAATGTTTGAGTTTTCTCAGCCAGACTTGACAAGGCCCAATTCACAATGAGGGTGCGGTCTGCAAATTccgctctacattccgggcaggaggttCTCCCGTCTCTTTCCCAgcactgtgtgatacaggagcggcagaagttgtgcccgcactgcagggacaccggatcggtgaagatatCCAGGCAGACGGGACAAATTAGTTCTTCGCGTAAACTCACAACCTGCTGTTCGGCAGCCATTCTCGCCACTTCCTGACTTCACTTACGGGGAGGCGCTAAACACATCTGAGATACCGCGCTAGACCAATCAACGCGCCGCACTGTCAGGGAACGGACTCTATAGGCGAGGagtgtgtaagaagaaactgcggctgctggtttaaaccgaagatagacacagaaagctggagtaactcagcgggacaggcagtgtgtgtaggatagtgttaatgtgcggtgggccgaatggcctgtttccgcgctgtatttctaatacaggggtcgggggggggggagaacattgCGTTTTTACAGCAATTTTCCAGCAGAAAACCAGATCTGGAATGTACACCTCACACACAGGGTGGAAAGGGTTTCACCTTCCAGTGAAAGCGGTTCTGATTTCCACATCCTTTGTTTGACAAAGCTCGCTGGCTTCATCCCTGTAATCAGTGATATTTAGTACTAGGTAACACGCTGTAACTATGTACTTAAGTACTGTGGTCCTGTACTTCAGGATCAGAGTACTTAAGTACATAGTTACAGCGTGGAAGGCTCCAACATATGATCAGgtctcccttgttctggactgggCCCACAAGTGGAATTAGACTGGgatttcttcagaatgagagtcggtTGAGGGAAACTAGACGTACAGAACAAATCACATCCGGCACCGATGAGTccagaaatgtggagcccacaatggtccattgttggccgtggaagaggagataatgaagggatacaaacagcgAAACTAGCAAGACGTCtgtggtggaggagggatggagagagagggaatgcaagggttacttgtaattacagaaatcaatattcataccgctgggttttatgtgaatgaacaatgaagatgtgtaggaagggagtgcagatgctggtttaaaccaaagatagacacaaaacgctggagtaactcagcgggtcaggcagcatctctggagagaaggaatgggtgacgtttcgggtcgagacccttcttcagactgtttagggataaggaaaacgagagatatagacgatgatgtggagagataaagaacaatgaatgaaagatatgcagaaaaaatGCCGACGATAAAagaaacaagtctgaagaagggtttcggcccgaaacgtcacctatttccttcgctccatagatgctgctgcacccgctgagtttctccagcatttttgtgtatcttcgatcttccagcatcgggagttccttcttgaacacattgttagttgtttgtgcggtgaaaacgagaagctaatgTGACTTGAGGGTGAAATGGGGACCGGGGGGGTTAGAGAGACAGAGGGAATTCCGGGGCTACCAGAAGATGGTTGGTCTTAAAACTGAAGGGATAAAAAAATCGTCTTGAGACTTGGCCCTATCATGGATCAAAGAACTGAATTCAAGTCCAGAGGCGAGAGAAGTCCTGACCGATAAGAATGCACGTTTCAACAAACCAATCAGTTTcaagtgcaagaaggaactgcagatgtaagataaaatcgaaggtggacacaaaatgctggagtaactcagcgagtgaggcagcatcgatggagagaaggaatgtgtgacgttttgggtcgagacccttctaagagttactccagcattttatgtctaccgtcAGTCAGTTTCAAGGTTGCTTTAGTTCCTTTAGTGCTCGATCAATATCGTGTGTTGCGCTGCTGGTCAGTGAAGTTCGTGAAAATAGAAATGTGTTACATCTTCTCACGGCTACCCACGGCTTCAAGACTCAACGATAAATTCAATATTAACGAACCTCCTGCCTCGCGTTCTCTGCATTCAGCTTACCCCTCCTTTAGTAATTTCCAAATCATCCGCCCCTCTTTTTCTGCACCACCACATGGTCACTTTTTCCGGGGTTATTTTCATTTGCCAGACGgctctttatattttcacaaatgtaatttctgttccgttgccggacgcggttaacgcgttatattgaacggatcgacagacagacaactctgatttcagttgctgtttatttcacccctcccacatttacattccccctggttttatttccgcgctcactggggtttgtttcacgacgcggaatttggggattcaatgggagccgttcgttcagcgccgacctgttgtccaccgggtttctgccccacagcccctgagcccggctcctgacgccggtcccgggacccgaccctttaacacacccggagcggaaccttgtgctctgttaacatgGCTGCTAGCGTGGCCATGCCGGTGCTGGTCGTCGGCTCTTCCGTCTTTTGTtcctctttctttcctctgccTGGCATCTTTACGGCGCGGAGAGGTGCTGTAAATggtgtttaaatatttatgggtaattataaaacttaggctgagctataataaaagttgggggtgaacaggtcgggagcgtggaaaagtgcgactactccaaCATGTCGCCCCCagcgatgttgtgtttaataagtGGGTTGCACGCAAATATTATAGAggggctcctctataatctttggttgcacgtaaggtcactgggtcatagggcttgacgcacggagccgctaaatccacctGGAGGACACCCGTATCTTCCGGTatgtgttattaatgcaagaaacgcgtactttcctacctgttaaaaaccgccaaaatgttgaatttttgcgctgtaaaaaattgtggatgtcggggtaagtgtgagagacatgtacccaacttcagaattccaaaagtgaagcgaaatgaaggtaaagagaagcagagctgaagggacaacaacagctaaagtgcttggcgaacattggccgtgcagaaggtacacaaaaatgctggagaaactcagcgggtgcagcagcatctatggagcgaaggaaataggtaacgtttcgggccgaaacccttctacagattggccgtgcagatatcggaattgaaaatatttggAATtaacgcgtttgctcactgcatttcatcaactaaggcattatttgtggtttttcttgattcctttggtatctaaaaagtctcagaagtgataaatctggctgtgaattttgcttcagaggcgttttctttttgtatgtgaaaacccacttgagaaccatgggcgattttaacatttagagccagatttatcacctctgaaagtttttagatgccaaaggaatcaagaaaaaacacaaataatgccttagttgatgaaatgcagtgagcaaacggccaatgttcgccaagcaccctggctgttgttgtcccttcatcagtcccctaaatgtctctcacgcttatcccgatttccataattatttacagcgcaaaaattgacaatttcagcgggttttaacaggcccgctacgttggaaacaatggtaagtgcctacctgcagttcatcgcgtgtactccagttggcgtagcgtagcaacagtacgggtcatgggtcgtgacccaactgccgtgaaacctccctatacaatCTGCgcttacatcaggtcgcagggaagagcaaagatactagaggctcctctagtatctttgggggaagaggacgtttGCTCCAcacctgagttgatccaggactgattctcggatccccccccccccgataccagatgaaggcggccggcCGGCACCAGGCTCTCTGtccggcgggagagcctcaagcggCTGCCCGCGGTTGGCGCTCCCGAGGGAGGCAGCGgacaatgctcctctagtatctttggtgtaatccgttccaaagattgatcctCACTATcgtctttggtgtaatccgtgttgtagggaacagtttattttacttcggagtcacgtgagtgactacgtgaagaaggccgcccAGGCGTACGCGCGTcatctcgtcagacgcattgcgctGCAACCGCGGTAGGAGGTGTGGTTCCTCTAAGCGTTGAGTGAAGCAAAACCTGAACGTAAGGATTTTCTACTTTtactttcaggctgcttttcgccggagactgcgtgcagagacacgggcaagtcttatgtatggagaaaggtgggaggaagaatagtaagcgcaccgcagtaagcgctcaataagacaaagtgtctgagagtagcgggcgcccgactACAAAGTCGATTGAAAAGAAATAACTATTTTACGCGGGAGGGGAAaagtcccgttgaaactcccATAGGGAGCAAAGCCATAAAGAAATAACAGGCCTGGAAGACTCTGAGGAATCTGAACTATAGAATTTAtaaactggaattcctcatgggtaaaacaaactccagaaggagtataaaagacgcgggcttaaagagcaaccgcatggaacaccaagaagaggttctgggaaacgttggccagatttgagccagcgaccgaaatgcctgatgataaagatgaatatatgggctgacctgacaaggaggcagcaccagaaatgtctgaaagataatacagacgttggtctacaggagacccagaatatggagcagcacccaaaagtgggctgccaatatacagctcaaatAAAGAGCTTGATGTAAcccaaagagggacaaaaaagCGTTGGCCTATAATAGAGCCATCGCATGAAATACCTGATGATGAAtatccaggtgaaacccattatgaggaggaatatccagaataaTCTGATAATGAACCAGTTGAGGGCCAGAACCcaatgcaaaaaagaaaaatgacaggGCTGGCCCAAAAGGTCTATAGTCCCagacacaagggacaacctcTTCCAGATGAAATAGCAGAGAGTATAAATTACTTGCTTTCCCATTAATCAGAAGATACAACAATGGATGAAGTTATGAAcaaatatgaaatcccgcagaaCTGTGCTCTGCTAGGAGTGCCAGCTGTTAACAAAGAAGTGTGGAAGTATATGGGCATTGCAGTAAGAGCTCAAGAAATGAGATTACAGCGGGTATTAAGATTGATTGGGTCAAGTATTACGTCATTTGCCAAAGaactggaagaaggaaatgtgacaatgGCACAACAGGATGTaatgggaatgatgtgtaatgcacattttgaaataaactgtatttgtaaaactgtgataagacctaacatacatcctaagtttgcagggctctgtaaaccatctaatatacaattgccaAATTTACTCTTTGGAGAAGAGCTTGCCAAAAAACTAAAGGTTCTCAACAAAGAATCAAAAACCATCGGGATGATGaaaccaccgatgtttggcagcacagctagaaggcaatatccataccgaaggggaACTGGTGAAGGAACATGTCGCTCCTACTCACATTCAAGATATGGACATACAACCCCAGGACGTGGAGGTCATGGTATttccacaaggggcaaggtacaaaaagtgacaccagtaaactctgaggtaggtggctctggttctgaaagaaacatatcagatgtatcctacttacaagttgggggtaggttacaattcttttttaaagaatggaaactaataacatctgatgcatatatactgtgcagtattatggggattagaattgaattttaccagaatgaaaatccccctacataacatactccaaaaagaatatattccttctctaaagaagagatgagaagaattcaaatagaaattgagattttgagtaaaaaaaggggtaatagagaaaacaacttatcaaaaccatcagtttgtatctagtattttctctagaacaaaaaaggatgggggtactagaatcattttggacctcacaagtcttaactcttttgtacagtataaacatttcaaaatggagacttttactaatgctttgcaattaatttca
Proteins encoded in this region:
- the LOC116969395 gene encoding E3 ubiquitin-protein ligase TRIM17-like, yielding MAAEQQVVSLREELICPVCLDIFTDPVSLQCGHNFCRSCITQCWERDGRTSCPECRAEFADRTLIVNWALSSLAEKTQTLNLNQKVKESKLQCEKHQEELKLFCETDKKLICVICRDAREHRDHRFIPIEEAVENYKAQMKSSMESLTKKNSEIQEMEQLQKTKISGVREQSHSLQSHITSHFNKKRQILAEEEQRLLKDLGEAEIN